In Chroicocephalus ridibundus chromosome 4, bChrRid1.1, whole genome shotgun sequence, one genomic interval encodes:
- the LOC134515347 gene encoding signal recognition particle subunit SRP54 isoform X1, translating into MVLADLGRKITSALRSLSNATIINEEVLNAMLKEVCTALLEADVNIKLVKQLRENVKSAIDLEEMASGLNKRKMIQHAVFKELVKLVDPGVKAWTPTKGKQNIIMFVGLQGSGKTTTCSKLAYFYQRKGWKTCLICADTYRAGAFDQLKQNATKARIPFYGSYTEMDPVIIASEGVEKFKNENFEIIIVDTSGRHKQEDSLFEEMLQVANAIQPDNIVYVMDASIGQACEAQAKAFKDKVDVASVIVTKLDGHAKGGGALSAVAATKSPIIFIGTGEHIDDFEPFKTQPFISKLLGMGDIEGLIDKVNELKLDDNEALIEKLKHGQFTLRDMYEQFQNIMKMGPFSQILGMIPGFGTDFMSKGNEQESMARLKKLMTIMDSMNDQELDSTDGAKVFSKQPGRIQRVARGSGVSTRDVQELLTQYTKFAQMVKKMGGIKGLFKGGDMSKNVNPSQLAKLNQQMAKMMDPRVLHHMGGMAGLQSMMRQFQQGAAGNMKGMMGFNNM; encoded by the exons GTTTTAAATGCTATGTTAAAAGAAGTATGTACAGCATTACTGGAAGCTGATGTTAATATTAAACTTGTGAAGCAACTCAGAGAAAATGTCAA GTCTGCAATTGACCTTGAAGAAATGGCATCTGgccttaacaaaagaaaaatgattcagCATGCTGTCTTTAAGGAACTTGTTAAG cTTGTAGATCCTGGAGTCAAAGCATGGACACCtaccaaaggaaaacagaatattaTAATGTTTGTTGGTTTGCAAGGAAGTGGTAAAACAACGACCTGTTCAAAG TTAGCATACTTCTATCAGAGGAAAGGTTGGAAGACGTGTTTAATATGTGCAGATACATACAGAGCAG GTGCTTTTGACCAGTTAAAGCAGAATGCCACAAAAGCAAGAATTCCCTTTTATGGAAG TTATACAGAAATGGATCCTGTCATTATTGCCTCAGAAGGTGTTGAGAAATTCAAGAATGAAAACTTTGAAATAATCATTGTTGATACAAGTGGACGTCACAAACAGGAAGACTCTTTGTTTGAAGAGATGTTACAAGTTGCTAATGCCATA CAACCCGATAACATTGTTTATGTGATGGATGCTTCCATTGGCCAAGCTTGTGAAGCTCAAGCTAAAGCTTTCAAAGACAAAGTAGATGTAGCTTCTGTTATTGTAACTAAGCTTGATGGACATGCAAAAGGAGGCGGAGCTCTTAGTGC aGTTGCTGCAACAAAGAGTcctattatttttattggaaCTGGCGAACACATAGATGACTTTGAACCCTTTAAAACGCAGCCTTTCATCAGCAAACTTCTTG gtatggGTGATATTGAAGGATTGATAGATAAAGTAAACGAGTTAAAGTTGGATGATAATGAAGCACTCATAGAAAAGCTGAAACATG GTCAATTCACGTTAAGAGATATGTACGAACAATTCCAAAACATCATGAAAATGGGACCATTCAGTCAGATCTTG GGTATGATCCCTGGTTTTGGAACAGACTTCATGAGTAAAGGCAATGAGCAGGAATCGATGGCAAGGCTAAAGAAACTGATGACTATAATGGACAGTATGAATGACCAAG AACTTGACAGTACAGATGGTGCCAAAGTTTTCAGCAAGCAGCCAGGAAGAATCCAAAGAGTAGCAAGAGGTTCAGGTGTTTCTACCAGAGATGTTCAGGAGCTTTTGACCCAATACACTAAGTTTGCACAGATGGTGAAAAAGATGGGAGGCATCAAAGGCCTTTTCAAAG gtggTGATATGTCAAAGAATGTAAACCCATCTCAGCTGGCCAAACTGAACCAACAGATGGCAAAGATGATGGATCCAAGAGTTCTTCATCATATGG GTGGCATGGCAGGATTGCAGTCAATGATGAGACAATTTCAACAAGGTGCTGCTGGGAATATGAAAGGCATGATGGGATTCAATAATATGTAA